A window of the Streptomyces griseochromogenes genome harbors these coding sequences:
- a CDS encoding plastocyanin/azurin family copper-binding protein, translating to MSPSSTGASAAPVTGDAVAIKNFAFSPATLKVTMGTTVTWINQDTDAHTVTSAGSGGPLHSAALNTHATYSYTFTKPGTYSYLCTIHPFMTATVEVTR from the coding sequence ATGAGTCCCTCGAGTACGGGTGCGTCGGCCGCGCCGGTGACCGGGGATGCTGTGGCGATCAAGAACTTCGCATTCTCCCCGGCCACGCTCAAGGTCACCATGGGCACGACGGTGACCTGGATCAATCAGGACACCGACGCCCACACCGTCACCAGCGCCGGATCGGGCGGCCCGTTGCATTCGGCAGCCCTGAACACCCACGCAACCTACAGCTACACGTTCACCAAGCCCGGGACCTACTCCTACCTCTGCACCATCCATCCGTTCATGACCGCCACCGTGGAGGTGACCCGATGA
- a CDS encoding metallophosphoesterase family protein, producing the protein MTGYHDSHDGVPAGHAEQPATEHGMSRRQLLRHAGWFGGAVVLTVASGEVISHIADSRETSSGTSSGTAVGAAAAANGALRFVQVSDSHIGFQGPANMDVAGSFTEAINQVNSLGFRPDFVMHSGDLTHLSTVGQFDQVKQMMTGMQTDRVFTVPGEHDSIGDAGRAYRKTFGMGTLGDGWYSFDTHGVHFIALVNTVSLEKLGHLGNDQIDFVRKDIAALSSDTPIVVFSHIPLFAMYPQWGWSTDDALKVIALLRRFSSVTCLNGHVHQLFTKTEGNITFHSATTTAYPLPKPGRAPAPTPQVVPARQLKDALGIRTVGFRQGDRELAIKDQRLA; encoded by the coding sequence ATGACCGGCTACCACGACAGTCACGACGGTGTACCGGCCGGCCATGCCGAGCAGCCTGCCACGGAACACGGCATGTCCCGCCGCCAACTCCTTCGTCACGCGGGGTGGTTCGGCGGAGCCGTGGTGCTGACCGTGGCCAGTGGAGAAGTGATCAGCCACATCGCCGACTCCCGGGAGACCAGCTCCGGAACCAGCTCCGGAACCGCCGTCGGCGCCGCCGCAGCGGCAAACGGCGCGCTGCGGTTCGTGCAGGTCTCCGACAGCCATATCGGGTTCCAGGGCCCGGCGAACATGGACGTGGCGGGCTCATTCACCGAAGCGATCAACCAGGTCAACTCACTCGGATTCAGACCGGACTTCGTCATGCACAGCGGCGACCTGACCCACCTGTCCACGGTCGGACAGTTCGACCAGGTCAAGCAGATGATGACCGGTATGCAGACAGACCGTGTCTTCACCGTACCGGGCGAACACGACTCCATCGGCGATGCGGGCCGCGCCTACCGGAAGACCTTCGGCATGGGCACGCTCGGCGACGGCTGGTACAGCTTCGACACCCACGGCGTCCACTTCATCGCCTTGGTCAACACCGTAAGCCTGGAGAAGCTCGGCCATCTCGGCAACGACCAGATCGACTTCGTCCGCAAGGACATCGCCGCACTGTCGTCGGACACCCCCATCGTGGTGTTCAGCCACATCCCGCTGTTCGCCATGTACCCGCAGTGGGGCTGGAGCACCGATGACGCCCTCAAAGTGATCGCCCTCCTGCGCCGCTTCTCCTCCGTCACCTGTCTCAACGGGCATGTCCACCAGCTGTTCACCAAGACAGAGGGCAACATCACCTTTCACTCCGCCACCACCACCGCCTACCCCCTGCCCAAGCCAGGCCGTGCGCCCGCGCCCACACCGCAAGTCGTCCCCGCCCGGCAGCTCAAGGACGCACTCGGCATCCGCACGGTCGGCTTCCGCCAAGGCGACCGCGAACTGGCCATCAAGGACCAGAGGCTCGCATGA
- a CDS encoding PhzF family phenazine biosynthesis protein, translating into MTTNALRPEVLRYTAFSGTPDGGNPAGIVLDATTLDDSDMLAIAADLGYSESAFLTAPPEGLGGQEGRAYSIRYFSPKAEVPFCGHATVATALALAERIGPGELVFATRAGTVPVEVAEEAGTVRATLTSVEPHIEEIADADLTEALAALAWPPADLDPAFPPRIAFAGARHLVLAAATRTRLADLAYDFARLEALMHRLDLTTVQLVWRESATVFHVRDPFPVGGVVEDPATGAAAAAFGAYARELGLVPEDAVLTLHQGEDMGRPGELTVTLRAGDQRVRVSGTGTRIS; encoded by the coding sequence ATGACGACGAATGCGCTGCGGCCCGAGGTGCTGCGATACACCGCCTTCTCCGGCACCCCCGACGGCGGAAACCCCGCCGGCATCGTTCTGGATGCCACCACCCTGGACGACAGCGACATGCTGGCTATCGCCGCCGACCTCGGATACTCGGAGTCCGCGTTCCTGACCGCGCCCCCGGAGGGCCTCGGTGGCCAGGAGGGCCGGGCGTACAGCATCCGTTACTTCAGCCCCAAGGCGGAGGTGCCGTTCTGCGGGCACGCCACGGTCGCGACCGCCCTCGCGCTCGCCGAGCGCATAGGCCCCGGGGAACTGGTATTCGCGACGCGCGCCGGCACCGTGCCGGTGGAGGTGGCCGAGGAGGCCGGGACGGTCAGGGCCACACTCACCAGTGTCGAGCCGCACATCGAGGAGATCGCCGACGCCGACCTCACGGAGGCGCTCGCCGCGCTCGCCTGGCCGCCCGCCGATCTCGACCCGGCCTTCCCGCCCCGCATCGCCTTCGCCGGTGCCCGCCATCTCGTTCTCGCGGCGGCGACACGCACGCGCCTCGCAGATCTCGCGTACGACTTCGCGCGCCTCGAAGCCCTGATGCACCGCTTGGACCTGACCACGGTCCAATTGGTGTGGCGAGAGTCGGCCACCGTCTTCCACGTCCGTGATCCGTTCCCTGTCGGCGGCGTCGTCGAGGACCCGGCGACCGGCGCCGCGGCCGCCGCGTTCGGTGCGTACGCCCGTGAGCTCGGCCTGGTCCCCGAGGACGCCGTCCTCACCCTGCATCAGGGCGAGGACATGGGACGCCCTGGCGAGCTCACGGTGACGCTGCGCGCGGGTGACCAGCGCGTCCGTGTCAGCGGCACAGGAACTCGCATCAGCTGA
- a CDS encoding ArsR/SmtB family transcription factor, whose amino-acid sequence MTRTTEGEQAPDDVLVALADPIRREVLAVLARDGGATSTSLAASLPITRQAVAKHLAVLDRAGLVRAHRAGREVRYQADLQPLKRTTRWMDTLATQWEHRLNAIKDLAEGATGP is encoded by the coding sequence ATGACCCGCACAACCGAGGGCGAACAGGCCCCCGATGACGTCCTGGTGGCCCTGGCCGACCCGATCCGCCGTGAGGTCCTGGCCGTCCTTGCCCGCGACGGCGGCGCGACCTCGACATCCCTGGCAGCAAGCCTCCCCATCACCCGCCAGGCGGTGGCCAAACACCTGGCCGTCCTCGACCGCGCCGGACTGGTACGCGCCCACCGGGCCGGTCGCGAGGTCCGCTACCAAGCCGACCTGCAGCCGCTGAAGCGGACAACGCGGTGGATGGACACCCTCGCCACCCAGTGGGAACACCGCCTCAACGCGATCAAGGATCTGGCGGAAGGGGCCACCGGGCCCTGA
- a CDS encoding SRPBCC domain-containing protein: MTTNTIERAILINASRERVWSVLSEPAFLGRWFGNGEPVKIDLRPGGLLVFDHGVHGVIPARIQTVEPPRVLSWRWSQGAAGEEPDDSNATLVEFTLTEDDSTGGTRLTMVESGFAHLGLPTNEAALRHRANSQNWPGKLDQLRADCEQTTA, encoded by the coding sequence ATGACCACCAACACGATCGAACGCGCCATCTTGATCAATGCCTCCAGGGAACGGGTCTGGTCCGTGCTGAGCGAGCCCGCTTTCCTCGGCCGCTGGTTCGGCAACGGCGAGCCGGTCAAGATCGACCTGCGCCCCGGCGGTCTCCTGGTCTTCGACCACGGCGTCCACGGCGTCATTCCCGCCCGTATCCAGACAGTCGAGCCGCCGCGCGTCCTGTCCTGGCGGTGGTCCCAAGGCGCCGCCGGCGAGGAGCCGGATGACTCCAACGCCACCCTGGTCGAGTTCACCCTGACCGAAGACGACTCCACAGGAGGCACCCGGCTCACCATGGTCGAGAGCGGCTTCGCGCACCTCGGCCTGCCCACCAACGAGGCCGCCCTCCGGCACCGCGCCAACAGCCAGAACTGGCCCGGCAAGCTCGACCAACTGCGCGCGGACTGCGAACAGACCACAGCATGA
- a CDS encoding IS5 family transposase (programmed frameshift), whose protein sequence is MVERLVPDELWELFQRVVPEAPSRPQGGGRRRHGDREVLAAIVFVATSGCTWQQLPSASFGLSGPTAHRRFAEWSKARVWAKLHRLVLDELGSRGELDWSRCAIDSVNMRALKGDLTGPNPVDRGKYGSKIHLITERTGLPLSVGISGANLHDSQALEPLVRGIPPIRSRRGPRRRRPAKLHGDKGYDYNHLRRWLRSRGIRHRIARKGIEPSTRLGRHRWTIERTMAWLAGCRRLHRRYERKAEHFLAFTSIACTLICYRRLTK, encoded by the exons ATCGTTGAGCGGCTTGTGCCGGATGAGCTGTGGGAGTTGTTCCAGCGAGTGGTTCCGGAGGCGCCGAGTCGGCCTCAGGGTGGTGGCCGGCGCCGGCACGGCGACCGGGAGGTGTTGGCTGCGATCGTGTTCGTGGCCACGTCGGGCTGCACGTGGCAGCAACTGCCGTCCGCCTCGTTCGGGCTTTCAGGGCCCACGGCTCACCGGCGCTTCGCCGAGTGGTCGAAGGCCCGGGTGTGGGCGAAGCTCCATCGCCTGGTCCTCGACGAACTCGGCTCTCGCGGTGAACTGGACTGGTCTCGCTGCGCGATCGACTCGGTGAACATGCGAGCCCTG AAAGGGGACCTGACAGGTCCGAATCCGGTGGATCGCGGCAAGTACGGTTCAAAGATCCACTTGATCACCGAGCGTACCGGGCTGCCCCTGTCCGTCGGGATATCCGGTGCCAACCTGCACGACAGCCAGGCCCTCGAACCGCTCGTGCGAGGCATCCCACCCATTCGCTCCCGGCGCGGACCGCGCCGACGACGGCCCGCCAAACTCCACGGCGACAAAGGCTACGACTACAACCACCTGCGCCGATGGTTACGCAGCCGCGGCATCCGACATCGCATCGCCCGTAAAGGCATCGAGCCCTCCACACGGCTGGGCCGCCACCGCTGGACGATCGAACGCACCATGGCCTGGCTCGCCGGATGCCGCCGCCTCCACCGCCGCTACGAACGCAAAGCCGAACACTTCCTGGCCTTCACCAGCATCGCCTGCACCCTCATCTGCTACCGCAGACTCACCAAATGA
- a CDS encoding peptidase inhibitor family I36 protein, translated as MTFTKRLASRAGVVVAATALSLGGLAAQANASSAVIDGTGGWASQSGCDLGSPNYFCLYYSPNHGGAVKHYAVTKVPTISDYFPGTTELVRNNAASADNGSGCHVGIWVSPGYTGNSNWLNNGNRGGNLTSALRNNEASIAVDDSTNCPGEGIG; from the coding sequence GTGACGTTCACAAAAAGGCTCGCTTCGCGTGCGGGAGTTGTTGTCGCAGCCACAGCCCTGAGCCTCGGCGGACTCGCCGCGCAGGCCAATGCCTCAAGCGCGGTCATCGACGGGACCGGCGGCTGGGCGAGCCAGTCCGGCTGCGACCTGGGGAGCCCGAACTACTTCTGCCTCTACTACTCCCCGAACCATGGCGGCGCCGTCAAGCACTACGCAGTCACCAAAGTGCCCACCATCAGCGACTACTTCCCCGGCACTACTGAATTGGTGCGCAATAATGCCGCATCGGCCGACAACGGCAGCGGTTGTCACGTGGGCATCTGGGTATCCCCCGGCTACACGGGGAATTCCAACTGGTTGAACAACGGAAACAGGGGTGGAAACCTCACATCCGCCCTGCGTAACAACGAGGCCTCCATCGCCGTCGACGACTCCACCAACTGCCCCGGCGAAGGCATCGGCTGA
- a CDS encoding class I SAM-dependent methyltransferase, with protein MRQADLRPYWNTNVARHPGILRAVPEDSDEALDVGCGDGLLARKLAGRVKRVVGIDKSPEMIACARGLAADSPDLTFVEGDFLTADLPAEGYDFICSVTTIHHMDFEAALIRMRELLRPGGTLVVVGLAREASLSEWAAMIAAAPIVRITKLLRRARGPEGMPVAVPHMSYGQVRTAALRLLPGMRYRRHVLRRYSLIWAKPVR; from the coding sequence ATGCGCCAAGCCGACCTGAGGCCGTACTGGAACACCAACGTTGCCCGACACCCCGGCATTTTGCGCGCCGTGCCCGAGGACAGCGACGAGGCATTGGACGTCGGCTGCGGGGACGGGCTGCTGGCACGGAAACTTGCCGGGCGGGTGAAGCGCGTCGTCGGGATCGACAAGTCGCCGGAGATGATCGCCTGCGCGCGCGGGCTCGCTGCCGATTCCCCGGATCTCACCTTCGTTGAGGGCGACTTCCTCACCGCTGACTTGCCCGCCGAAGGCTACGACTTCATCTGTTCAGTGACCACGATCCATCACATGGACTTCGAGGCGGCCCTCATCCGCATGCGTGAGCTGCTGCGGCCTGGCGGCACGCTGGTGGTCGTCGGTCTGGCTCGTGAGGCGAGCCTGTCGGAGTGGGCAGCGATGATCGCGGCTGCCCCAATCGTTCGGATCACGAAGTTGCTGCGTCGCGCGCGGGGACCGGAGGGCATGCCAGTCGCTGTCCCGCATATGAGCTACGGGCAGGTCCGGACCGCGGCACTGCGGCTTCTGCCTGGTATGCGATACCGCCGACATGTGCTCCGTCGGTACTCACTGATCTGGGCAAAGCCCGTCCGCTGA
- a CDS encoding M6 family metalloprotease domain-containing protein: MHAASLLIVLSALHASVILPSHPAHAYNGSTSACALRGTTGYSDEGRQTDYTRFQNPAGTKHVAVIYVDFPDAAGTALPLTPYYNQLSGAADWMWNASNGKTWLDLRAPYGNWVRMPKNSTDYDWERGFTWATHQTYVEDALTGAAGAGVDLSQYDMFYIVPTGTAAAIGHSPTFVQDPAQPTQVWNGATRSWVTIHWAVTFGQDMWRWGHKVADHETSHTFGLPDLYSFSGDQNQYVGGWDLMGLISGPAPQYFGWEAWKFGWISDSQVSCLSTPDTYSTILNGVEYGGSGFKLAVIKTSGTTAYVAESRKAAGNDSGGCATGVVIYKVDTSTVSGSGPIRLVTNPDAAAPTGNCTSLDMQTWKPGQWFEDSAARIRIYVNSSDAYTDTVWTYKW, translated from the coding sequence TTGCACGCGGCGTCGCTCCTGATCGTCCTGTCCGCCCTGCACGCCTCGGTCATCCTCCCCTCCCACCCCGCGCACGCGTACAACGGGAGCACTTCGGCGTGCGCGCTCCGGGGGACAACGGGATACTCCGACGAGGGCCGACAGACCGACTACACACGGTTCCAGAACCCTGCCGGCACCAAGCACGTGGCCGTGATCTACGTGGACTTCCCCGACGCCGCCGGCACGGCCCTGCCCCTGACCCCGTACTACAACCAGCTGTCGGGAGCCGCCGACTGGATGTGGAACGCGTCCAACGGTAAGACGTGGCTCGACCTGAGGGCCCCGTACGGCAATTGGGTGCGCATGCCGAAGAACTCCACCGACTATGACTGGGAGCGTGGGTTCACCTGGGCCACGCACCAGACCTATGTGGAGGACGCGCTCACCGGCGCCGCCGGCGCGGGCGTCGACCTCTCCCAGTACGACATGTTCTATATCGTGCCGACCGGCACCGCGGCCGCGATCGGTCACTCCCCGACCTTCGTCCAGGACCCGGCCCAGCCGACCCAGGTGTGGAACGGCGCGACCCGGAGCTGGGTGACGATCCACTGGGCGGTGACGTTCGGTCAGGACATGTGGCGCTGGGGCCACAAGGTCGCCGACCATGAGACCAGCCACACCTTCGGCCTGCCCGACCTCTACTCCTTCAGCGGCGATCAGAACCAATACGTCGGTGGTTGGGACCTCATGGGCCTGATCTCGGGTCCGGCGCCTCAGTATTTCGGCTGGGAGGCGTGGAAGTTCGGCTGGATCAGCGACTCCCAGGTCTCGTGCCTCTCTACGCCGGACACGTACTCCACGATCCTGAATGGTGTGGAATACGGAGGTAGCGGCTTCAAGCTGGCCGTGATCAAGACCAGCGGCACGACTGCCTATGTCGCCGAGTCCCGCAAGGCCGCGGGCAACGACTCCGGCGGCTGTGCCACCGGCGTCGTCATCTACAAGGTCGACACCTCGACCGTCAGCGGCAGCGGGCCGATCCGGTTGGTCACCAACCCCGACGCAGCCGCCCCCACCGGGAACTGCACCTCACTGGACATGCAGACCTGGAAGCCCGGCCAGTGGTTCGAGGACAGTGCTGCCCGCATCCGGATCTACGTGAACAGCTCCGACGCGTATACCGACACCGTCTGGACCTACAAGTGGTGA
- a CDS encoding ABC transporter substrate-binding protein, with translation MRARRSRMVMVAALGLVTAAGCGGAGDGDAQGGPASKGGTLHVLSSLDLEHLDPARNYVTSSEDVGRLIYRTLTTYAAAPGAAGGRIVPDLATDTGRPSDGARTWTFTLKAGVKFEDGRPVTSRDVRYGVERSFAAELPEGPPYARIWLAGGRSYKGPYKDEHGLASIETPDDRTIVFKLNRPVADFGSAVSLPISAPVPQDKDTGVRYDSRPFSSGPYKIGTFEPKKRLTLVRNTHWNPATDTVRKGLPDKIVIDLDLDPAVVDQRLIAAQGADADAVAFEPVGPASVGPVMANPAVRKRLVNGESINTRYLSINTRHKPLDDVRVRQAIAYALDKEALRTARGGPIAGRLATALLPPSLPGSVSDDPFPSPGGKGAPAKAQALLAQAGHASGLALTLDTPATAGGQAQGEAVQASLAKAGIKVKINAISSSAFYSTVGNTAQEHDLVIDGWTPDWPGASTYLPLVFDGRLITPEGNNNHAQYNSAKVNARIDAIARMKAPTAAATAYGQLAGQIMRDAPVVPFLWDKAAVLVGAHVTGAYGHIAYVGRLDLVSLGLRK, from the coding sequence GTGAGAGCACGACGTTCCAGGATGGTCATGGTCGCCGCCCTCGGGCTCGTCACCGCCGCCGGCTGCGGGGGAGCCGGCGACGGCGATGCGCAGGGCGGACCCGCGAGCAAAGGGGGCACCCTTCACGTGCTCTCCAGCCTCGACCTGGAACACCTCGACCCGGCCCGCAACTACGTCACCTCCTCCGAGGACGTCGGCCGCCTCATCTACCGGACGCTGACGACGTACGCGGCGGCACCCGGGGCTGCCGGAGGAAGGATCGTGCCGGATCTGGCGACGGACACCGGCCGCCCGAGCGATGGCGCCCGGACCTGGACCTTCACGCTCAAGGCGGGGGTGAAGTTCGAGGATGGGCGGCCCGTCACCAGCCGGGACGTCAGGTATGGGGTCGAGCGGTCGTTCGCCGCGGAACTTCCCGAAGGGCCGCCGTACGCGCGGATATGGCTTGCGGGGGGCCGGAGTTACAAGGGTCCCTACAAGGACGAGCACGGGCTGGCTTCGATCGAGACCCCGGACGACAGGACCATCGTCTTCAAGCTCAACCGCCCGGTGGCCGACTTCGGTTCCGCGGTGTCGCTGCCGATCTCCGCCCCGGTTCCGCAGGACAAGGACACCGGTGTCCGCTACGACAGCAGGCCCTTCTCTTCCGGTCCGTACAAGATCGGTACCTTCGAGCCCAAGAAGCGGCTCACCCTGGTCCGCAACACTCACTGGAATCCGGCCACCGACACGGTGCGCAAGGGCCTTCCGGACAAGATCGTGATCGATCTCGACCTCGACCCGGCCGTCGTCGACCAGCGGCTCATCGCCGCGCAGGGAGCGGACGCGGACGCGGTCGCCTTCGAGCCGGTCGGGCCGGCTTCGGTCGGGCCGGTGATGGCCAACCCCGCGGTGCGCAAGCGGCTGGTCAACGGCGAGTCGATCAACACGCGGTACCTGAGCATCAACACCCGGCACAAGCCGCTCGACGACGTGCGGGTGCGGCAGGCGATCGCCTATGCGCTGGACAAGGAAGCCCTGCGCACCGCTCGGGGCGGCCCGATCGCCGGCCGACTGGCCACCGCCCTGCTGCCGCCGTCGCTGCCCGGTTCCGTTTCCGACGATCCCTTCCCGAGCCCGGGAGGCAAGGGCGCTCCGGCCAAGGCCCAGGCGCTGCTGGCCCAGGCGGGCCACGCCTCGGGACTTGCCCTCACGCTCGACACCCCGGCCACCGCGGGCGGCCAGGCGCAGGGCGAGGCGGTGCAGGCGTCCCTGGCCAAGGCCGGGATCAAGGTGAAGATCAACGCGATCAGCTCGTCGGCGTTCTACAGCACAGTGGGGAACACCGCGCAGGAGCACGACTTGGTGATCGACGGCTGGACACCCGACTGGCCGGGCGCCTCCACCTATCTGCCGCTCGTGTTCGACGGCCGGTTGATCACCCCCGAGGGCAACAACAACCATGCCCAGTACAACTCCGCCAAGGTCAACGCCCGCATCGACGCGATCGCCAGGATGAAGGCCCCGACGGCCGCCGCGACCGCCTACGGCCAACTGGCCGGGCAGATCATGCGGGACGCGCCGGTCGTGCCGTTCCTGTGGGACAAGGCGGCCGTCCTCGTAGGGGCTCATGTCACCGGCGCCTACGGGCACATCGCCTACGTCGGACGACTGGATCTGGTCTCTCTGGGGCTGCGCAAGTGA
- a CDS encoding ABC transporter permease, with protein sequence MTATLPTSLPSEAPGRGGPQETSVLRRLLAQRSATVALAMVVLLVLIALAAPLITWAAGTSPTEFHSEAVDSALGGLPRGTAGGISTAHWLGVEPGNGRDILARVVYGARISLLIALLATALSVALGTALGLAAGFFGGWTDMVVGRLMDLLMSFPALIFMIALISAAPGVNRQLLLVIVLGFFGWPYVGRIVRGQAMVLARGEFVAAARVLGASRRALLVREVLPNLSGPILVVATMSIPGYVATEAGLSFLGIGVRPPTPSWGQMIATAVPWYAADPVYFLVPGAFLFVTVLAFNVLGDAVRDALDPRSRHR encoded by the coding sequence GTGACCGCCACCCTTCCCACCTCCCTGCCGTCCGAAGCGCCGGGCCGCGGCGGACCCCAAGAGACGTCTGTGCTGCGCCGACTGCTCGCCCAGCGCTCCGCCACGGTGGCGCTGGCGATGGTTGTGCTCCTGGTGCTCATCGCCCTCGCGGCCCCGCTGATCACCTGGGCCGCCGGCACGTCCCCGACCGAATTCCACTCCGAAGCGGTGGACTCGGCGCTCGGCGGGCTCCCGCGCGGCACCGCGGGCGGGATCAGCACCGCACACTGGCTGGGCGTCGAGCCCGGCAACGGCCGGGACATCCTCGCCCGCGTCGTCTACGGCGCCCGGATCTCGCTGCTGATCGCCCTGCTCGCCACCGCCCTGTCAGTGGCGCTCGGCACCGCGCTCGGGCTGGCCGCCGGGTTCTTCGGCGGCTGGACCGACATGGTCGTCGGCAGGCTGATGGACCTGCTCATGTCCTTTCCCGCCCTCATCTTCATGATCGCGCTGATCTCCGCGGCACCGGGTGTGAACCGGCAGCTGCTGCTGGTGATCGTGCTCGGCTTCTTCGGCTGGCCGTACGTCGGGCGGATCGTGCGCGGGCAGGCGATGGTGCTGGCCCGGGGCGAGTTCGTGGCCGCGGCCCGGGTACTGGGTGCCTCCCGGCGCGCACTGCTGGTGCGGGAGGTGCTGCCCAACCTGAGCGGGCCCATCCTCGTGGTGGCGACCATGTCGATCCCCGGCTATGTCGCGACCGAGGCGGGCCTGTCCTTCCTCGGCATCGGAGTTCGCCCGCCGACCCCCTCCTGGGGCCAGATGATCGCCACCGCGGTGCCGTGGTACGCCGCCGACCCCGTCTACTTCCTCGTCCCCGGCGCCTTCCTGTTCGTCACCGTGCTCGCCTTCAACGTGCTCGGTGACGCGGTACGGGACGCGCTCGACCCCCGGAGCCGTCACCGATGA
- a CDS encoding ABC transporter permease: protein MILYVLRRLAATTAILLVICAATFAIFYLMPADPAQGACGKACSPERIAQIRTTLGLNHSVFVQFRDYLVGIVAGRSYGTGARAVHCPAPCLGFSFQTDQPVWRMLTDRLPVSVSIAMGAAALWLIVGVTAGAISALRRGSLWDRAAMTAALGGVSLPVYFTALVLQYLLVVKLGLLPYPQAIALTADPVGWAQSMVMPWITLAMLYAGIYARMTRGEMLDSLGQNYVRTARAKGLPESAVLRRHALRPALMPIVTIFGMDLGALLGGALITESVFGLPGVGKLAADAINSADQPVILGVTLFAAAFVVLANVAVDLVYALLDPRVRAVG, encoded by the coding sequence ATGATCCTCTATGTCCTGCGCAGACTGGCCGCGACGACGGCGATCCTGCTGGTGATCTGCGCAGCCACCTTCGCGATCTTCTATCTGATGCCCGCCGACCCCGCGCAGGGTGCCTGCGGCAAGGCATGCAGCCCGGAGCGGATCGCCCAGATCCGCACCACGCTCGGCCTGAACCACTCGGTGTTCGTGCAGTTTCGCGACTATCTCGTCGGCATCGTGGCCGGCCGCAGCTACGGCACGGGAGCGCGGGCCGTGCACTGCCCCGCCCCGTGCCTGGGATTCAGCTTTCAGACCGATCAGCCGGTGTGGCGGATGCTCACGGACCGGCTGCCGGTCAGCGTCTCCATTGCCATGGGCGCGGCAGCGCTGTGGCTGATCGTCGGCGTCACGGCCGGGGCGATCTCCGCTCTGCGCCGCGGCAGCCTGTGGGACCGGGCGGCGATGACGGCGGCGCTGGGGGGCGTCTCGCTCCCGGTGTACTTCACCGCCCTCGTGCTGCAGTACCTGCTCGTCGTCAAGCTCGGACTGCTGCCCTATCCGCAGGCGATCGCGCTCACTGCGGACCCGGTCGGCTGGGCTCAGTCCATGGTCATGCCGTGGATCACGCTGGCGATGCTCTACGCCGGGATCTACGCGCGGATGACCCGGGGCGAGATGCTCGACAGTCTCGGCCAGAACTATGTCCGCACCGCCCGCGCCAAGGGGCTGCCCGAGTCGGCTGTGCTGCGCCGCCATGCGCTGCGGCCGGCGCTGATGCCCATCGTGACGATCTTCGGCATGGACCTCGGCGCGCTGCTCGGCGGCGCCCTCATCACCGAGTCGGTCTTCGGCCTGCCCGGCGTGGGCAAGCTCGCGGCCGACGCGATCAACAGCGCCGACCAGCCGGTGATCCTCGGCGTGACGCTCTTCGCCGCGGCGTTCGTCGTGCTCGCCAACGTCGCGGTGGACCTGGTCTACGCACTCCTGGACCCGAGAGTGAGGGCCGTGGGATGA